The DNA sequence TCAGAAAAGCGCGGTCGTTCAGTTTTTCGTACAAATTGTCGTTCAGCGACTTAAAAGTTTCGTTGTAAATCTCGTTTCCGAGGCGCAAAATGTCTTTTTTGAGGTTCCAGCCTTTGCCCTCCCTGATTTTGTCGGAGGCAAACGCGTCGAGCCATTCCAACAACTTCGGGTCGTCTTCCACCGATTGAATCATGCGGTCGGCGGCTTCTTCCAGAATGCTCTTTTCGTCCAATTCCACATTGTAAGCCGCATTGATACCCAATTCTCGGTTGAAAGCCTTGATGACGCGCTGAAAAAAGCTATCGATGGTGCTAATTGAAAAGCGCGAATAATCGTGCAAAATACGTTTCAAAACCAGCTTTGACTGCCGCTCTACCTGCATGGGGTGCCAACCCAATTCTTTGGTCAGCACATCCATATAAACAGAATGTTTGCCTTTCGCCAGATGGTATAATTCGCCGATGATGCGCGATTTCATTTCGGCAGTGGCTTTGTTGGTAAAGGTTACCGCTAGAATGTGCCGGTAGCTCGACTCGTTGGTGAGCGCCAGTTTCATGTATTCGATGGCCAGCCGGAAGGTTTTCCCGGAACCGGCAGAAGCTTTATATACTTTGAGTTGCGACATTTTTCTATTATTTTACCACAGAGAACACAGAGAAACATAAATTATAAAAACCTGATGCCATTGCGCTTTTGTGGCATTGATGAGTTAAAAGTAAGCATATCTGCGGAACTGAAAGCCGCTTAAGTTTACTAGTTGAACATTTGTTGAAAAGTATTGGTGAAGATGGGATTTTGGAGTGATGAACATATCGGGAAAGGTGGTAACTTTAGAAACTCAAAATCAAAAAACTATGAAACCAAAACACCTATTACCTACCCTTTTATTAACGATTTCCGTAATTCATTTTTCCTATTCCCAGCCAGGAAACTGTAAAGTTCTAAAACCGGAAATAGCTACAAGTTATTCCGGAGAATGCAAAAAAGGCCTGGCCAATGGCAATGGTACTGCCGTTGGAACCGACAAATACGAAGGGAAGTTTAAAGATGGTTTGCCTCAGGGTAATGGAACTTATCATTATGCAAATGGCGATGTTTACATAGGCGATTTCAAAGAAGGAATGAGGAGTGGCAACGGTAAATTTACGTTCAAATTTCTGGGTAAGGATTCCACCTATATGGGAATGTGGAAAGAAGACAAATTGGTTAAAAAAATCGTCCCGGCAGCTTATCTGGTCTCTCAAAAGCAAAATCTGCAGCGGTACACTGTTCAGAAGATAAAAACGGGAAACCGAGTTGTGTTTTCCTTTATGCAGAATGGTGGTAATAACCGATCGTTAACCGGTTTATTATTTACCGAAAGCAGTGGAACACTTATCAACTTAGGACAGGATCAAGGATTTGACAATGTCCAATTCCCATTCAACTGTAAAGTGTCATACAGTACTTTAAATTCATTTCGATCATCGAATACGGATGTCATTTTCGATATTCAGATTAATGAGCCCGGACAATGGGTGATTACGCTTTTTAATTAAGCAAATCCGTCAACTTCAGTAACTGATAAAATCATCAAAAAGATGGATCGTAAAGAGAGTTGAAAGGAGGTTAAAATGAACACGCCACACCATAAAAAACAAATTTCAAAGTTTGCATTGATTTCTTTGGTATTCCTGACTTTTCTGATTCAGGTTGCTTCCGGACAATCCGTATATGTGGGGAAAGCAGGGCCTCAGGGCAAAGTATTGAAAAAGTACATTGAGCCATCGGAGTTGAGAAAGCTCACTGACAACCCGGTCGATTCGATATGGATTATTGATGTTCGTTCTGAAAAAGCTTTTGCCAGCGGTCATATTCCAACTGCGAAATCCTTTCCGGCAGGAGATGTAATGAACCGATTAAATGAAATTTCGAAGAACCAGTATTTGATTATTTATTGCACCGTAGGAGCCAACGCACAAATTGTATCGAAAAAACTAAAAAAAGCAGGATATAAACGTTATGTGAATTGGGGTGGCATTTCGCGTTGGGAATGGGACAAGGGAATTGAATAACTAGCTGTCGTTGTGGCCATAACACATAATTATATGTCGCTACGGATGTATCTCCTAAACTTAAAACCAAAGCAAACCTAAAAATCAGTCGACAAACAAAATCAAGATCGGTCTACTTTTCTAAAATTTGTTGTAATTTTCCACTTTCAAAGCAAGAAATAGCTATGAACTTCGTTATGAATTTGAATGTAATCGCACTTTTCCATACCCATGACAAATCTGAAACATATCAATAAACCAGAAATAAAGGTTGATGAAGTTTTATTGACCATAGATAACATCAAATGGGAAAATGGCCACGAATTTTCGTACAACGGAAGCAGTTTTTTGCTCTTTTTGCTAACGTTGGCAGAACACCAACAAAATGAAAGCCGTGAAGAAGCTGAATATTTTGAGTCCACCGGAGGAAAGGACGGCTGGGATATTTATCTGCTTGAAACGCTTTCCGAAGAAAAAAGGAGAAAAAATTTATTTCATGAGATCATAGAATGCAATCTGCGCGATCAGGATTATTCGAACTCCGAAGCGCACAACATTGCCCTCGATGAAGAACAAAAAATCTTTGGCAAAAGAAAATAAGTGCTCTTGCAGTAAACTACCCCAAATCCTTAACTAAATAAAGGACTCATCAAAAAATATTACCGAACTACTTTCAAAGGAATCTTACAGTGTGAATAGATTGAAATTACCCTTTATGTTTTTCAGAATACATCGAACAGAGGCTTGTAATGCAATACTGTAATTGAATACCAATTGCAGTACGAAATAAAAAAAAACTTTTGCTATGAAATTATTTAAACTTAAATCGCACCTGGCTACATTGATTGTTTTGACATTGGTTGCCACAACGAATGGTTATGGCCAGAAAAACCGCGAGGAAATACCGGAAAAATACAAATGGAATTTAGCTGACCTGTTTCCCTCAGACGAAGCCTGGCGAACCGCGTTTAGCGATATAACAACCCAACTGGACCAAGTTGAAAAGTTTAAAGGTACGCTAACCCAATCATCCGGAAATCTGCTTCAGGCACTCGAATTCAATACTTCAATTTCCAAAGAAGCTTCGAAATTATACAGTTATGTTAGTATGAATTCAGACCTCGATACCCGAAACATGAAATATACCGGGATGAAACAGGAGTTACAGCAATTGTTTTCAAAATTCGGAGCTAAAGCTGCATTTATCGAGCCTGAAATTTTAACCGCCGACTGGGAAAAAATCGATGGGTTTATCAAACAAGAACCCAAACTAGAGGTTTACCGCAAAGGGTTGGAAGACATGTTTCGCACTAAAAAACATACCTTAAGCGAGCCTGAAGAGCGCATCATGGCACTTTCGCGTACGATTTCAGGAGTTCCCGAATCGGTTTTTGGCACTTTTTCTGATGCCGAAATGCCCAGTCCGGAAGTCACTTTGTCGAACGGCGAAAAAGTTAAACTTACCAGCTCGGAATACAACAAATTAAGGGGATCGGCCAACCGGAATGATCGTGAAATTGCATTTAAAGCTTATTGGGACAATTATGCAAAATTTAAAGCTACGTTTGGCGAGACACTGAATGGGAAAGTCAATGCCGATCTGTTCCGGTTCAGGGCAAGGCACTACAGTTCTTCACTGGAGGCTTCGCTTTATCCCAACAATATTCCGGTTGAAGTGTATCAATCGCTCATTACCAATGTCAATAAGAGTCTGCCTGCGTTTCACCGCTATCTGAATATCAAAAAACGGATGATGGGTGTTGACACCCTGAAATACCTTGATTTATATGCACCGGTAGTGAAAGACGTGGATCTGAAATACAGTTACGAAGATGCCACCAAAATCATTTTGGAAGCGCTTAAACCGATGGGCGCCGAGTATGTGGCAACTGTAAAAAAAGCGATCGATGAACGTTGGATCGATGTTTATCCTACTCCGGGAAAACGCACCGGAGCATATTCAAATGGATCGTCGTACGATGGGCATCCCTATATTTTACTCAATTACAACAACTTCTACAACGATGTCAGTACGGTAGCTCACGAACTTGGACATACCATGCACAGCTATTTTTCAAACAAAACCCAACCCTATCCACTCGCCCGATATGAAACTTTTGTTGCAGAAGTTGCTTCTACGTTCAACGAAGTGCTGCTTTTCAACTACATGATTGGTACTGTAAAAGACGACGATGTGAAACTTTCGCTACTGATGAGTTGGCTCGACAATTTTAAAGGAACGCTGTTTCGCCAGACCCAATTTGCTGAATTCGAACTCAAAATTCACGAAGTGGCCGAGCAAGGCAAACCACTGACCGGAGATACCTTCAGCAAAATTTACAAAGACATTACCGACAAATATTATGGCAACGACCAGGGCATTTGCAAGGTAGATGACTACATCAGTATGGAATGGGCTTACATCCCTCATTTCTACCGTACATTTTATGTTTATCAATACAGTACATCTTTCACTGCATCTATATCGCTGGCCGAAAAAGTGATGAGTGGCGATCAGAATGCACTGAAAAATTACATGAAATTTCTGTCTGCCGGAGGTTCTGACTATCCCATCGAAATTTTGAAAAATGCGGGTGTTGACATGACCACTTCTGAACCGTTTGAGAAAACGACAGCTGCTATGAATAAAGTGATGGATGAAATTGAAAAGATCCTGGATAAAAAGAAGAAATAAAGAAATTCATCGAAGTCAAACGCGCTAAATCGATCGTCATGAAAGAATTCATTTTACTGTTCAGAGCCAATTATAAGGATATTGCAAGAGTTTCAGCGGCAGAAACCCGCGAGCGAAACAACCGTTGGATGGACTGGATTAACGATTTGGTTGACCAAAATCACTTGGCCGAAGGAGGAAATCATTTGGCCCCGGAAGGGAAAATTATTCGCAGCAACGGCGAAATTTCGGTAGAATCAATACCTGCGAATAACGAATCCATTTTGGGCTACATTCTGATTCTTGCCTCCTCACTCGACGAAGCAGCCGAACTCGCCAAAGACTGCCCTATTTTGGCAGGAAAAGGAACTTCAGTTGAAGTGAGAGAAATCAGCAACAATTAGAAATCAGCCTTGTAGCTGCAATACAGGATTATTCAGGTTAAGGATTTCATTTGTAAAAAGATGAAATCCTTAACTTTTTAATCGCTTTTAAACAAACTTGATTTCTATTTCCTCCCCTTTCTGATTCAGGGGAGACAAGCCTTTGGGCAACAATTTACAACCTTTTTTTTAAATGACTTAGTGAGCTCATCCAGAATTTCAATCCTGGAATCAGGCAAACAATCCAAATGAAAAATCATTAAAATCTTGTATATTAAACTTATTGGCCTGAAAAATATCCTACATTTTCGTACTGTTTTCACGACATTTTTTACCAAAATGTAACGATCACGAATCTTTCCGGGTTCGTTGACCCGATTTGCATACCATCTGGTTCTTTCGTAGTTTTAGGTTTCAACTTTACAGACAAAACATGGGAATCCTATTGCAATCCATTCTTGGTTTGTTAACCAGTTTCTTTAGCTTTTTCTATTTCAAAGACGTATACAAGAATCGCAAATCGCTTTCGAGCAAACCTGCCACCGGACTACTTGGAATCGGCTTTATCACCAATTTCCTTGACACATTAGGCATCGGTAGCTTTGCACAACAAACGGCACTATTTAAACTTTTCAAGTTGGTTGACGATCGGCTTATGCCTGGAACGATGAATGTAGGAAATACCTTACCTACAGTTGTTCAAGCCTTTATTTTTATGACTTCTGTTCACGTTGACCCGGTTACTCTCGTATCGGTATCAACTGCTGCGCCTGTTGGGGCTGTTCTGGGAGCAGGAATTGTTTCACGGATGCCACGCCGAAAAATTCAGGAAGGAATGGGCTTTGGTCTTTTAGTTGTTGCAACAATTATACTGGCAGGACTTCTAAATTGGTTACCGGTAGGTGGTGAAGCCATTGGCTTATCGGGATGGAAACTGGCCTTCATTATCGTGATGAGTTTTATTTTTGGTGCCCTGCAAAGCATTGGTATTGGATTTTATGCACCTTGTATGGCAATGACATACGGCTTGGGTATGCATCCATTAACCGCCTTCCCAATCATGATGACTTCAACAGCCATGCTGATGGTAGCCGGAAGTTCAAGGTTTATTAAAGAAAATGCTTACGACAGAAAAACGGCCATTGCCCTTACAGTTGCAGGAATTGTAGGTGTATTTCTTGCAGCTTACGTAGTTAAATCGTTGCCGTTGATTACCTTGAAGTGGATTGTTTGCGTTGTTGTTTTCTATACCTCACTAATGATGCTACGATCGGCACATGTTGAAAAATCAAGATAGCAGATTAAATTAAACTTCCTTCTCAGCTTCAAAAGATCACATTACCTTGTAACTTTGTTTGCAACAAAATCGACAGCATATGATCCTGAAAATATTGTTCGTTATAGCCATTATCCTGCAATTTTTTGCGGTTGCAGTTGCCCTCAAACTAACACGGGTAACCAAATACAATTTTTCGTGGATGCTGCTCACCCTGGGTTTTATCCTGATGGCCATTATGCGCCTGGTCGAGTTTTTACCTTACATCAGCGACATTAAACCTCAGGATTACCGCGAAATTTTTGTCTGGGGAGGCGTAATCACTTCGCTGGCTTTTGCCATTGGGGTTTTTATGATTCAGAAGATTTTCAAGTACATGAAACGAACTGAAGATTCACGGCGGCTGACTGAAAAAATGTTTCTGAATACCATCATTCAAACCGAAGAAAAAGAGAGGAAACGTTTCGCCAAAGACCTGCACGACGGGCTTGGACCGCTACTTTCGAGCGTAAAAATGTCGGTTTCGTCGCTGGCACAAATGAAACACGACGAAGCCTCGCGCGAAATTGTTGAGAATACAGAACTGGTCATTAACGAAGCCATCAAAAGTCTGAAAGAAATCTCCGACAACCTGAGTCCGCATATCCTGAACAACTTCGGCTTGGTGCGGGCGCTCAACAACTTCGCCAACAAAATCAATATCACAAAAATCATCCGGATCAACCTAATTACAGAGTTAAAAGATGAACGGTTTGATGCCAGCGTGGAGGTCGTTTTGTATCGCGTAATCTGCGAATTGATAAACAATACAATCAAACATGCACATGCAAAAAAGATTAACATATCTTTGACAATTACTGACAACGATTATATCACCATCATTTACAGCGATGACGGCAAAGGTTTTGATGTGAGCAAAATAATTGAACAACAGGGCGGAAGCGGAATGGGTTTTTCAAATATTTATTCGCGTATTAATTCGCTGAAGGGTGAAATAAACATAGAAAGTGAAAACAAAAAAGGAACTTTGGTAACCATTAAAGTACTGATGCATGACGAGTAAACCAACAAAACGAAAAGTAATTATCGTCGACGATCATACCCTTTTTAGAAATGGGTTGCGAATCTTATTGAACACACTTGAAGACTATCAGGTAGTTGCGGAGGCCGCCAACGGCAAACAATTTATAGAACTGCTTGAAAAAGACTTGCCAGATTTGGTTTTGCTCGACATCAACATGCCCGTAATGGATGGAATTGAGGCGGCCACCATTGCACAAAAGTTGTATCCCGACATCAAAATCATCACCTTGTCGATGTATGGCGAAGAAGATTATTACTACAAAATGGTCAACGCCGGTGTGAAAGGTTTTGTTCTGAAAAACTCAGACATTAAAGAGGTAAAAACCGCGCTTGACGTGGTTTTCGAAGGTGGATCGTTCTTCTCTTCAGAACTGCTTCAAAACCTGGTTGCCAGCCTGAAATCGTCATCAAGAAGCAAAGAAGTTCATGCTGAACTTTCGGAGCGCGAAATGGAAATTCTGATCCTGATTTGTCAGGGATTATCCAATCAGGAAATTGGCGATAAACTCTTCATCAGCAAGCGTACGGTCGATAAACACCGCGCCAACATTCTCGAAAAAAGCGAAAGTAAAAATACCGCACAACTGGTGGTTTATGCCATCAAAAACAAGCTTGTCGAGTTGTAGTAAGACCGAAGACTGAAGTCAGAAGGCCGAAGTTTAAACGCAAATCAATCGACATGGTCAATTTCGGGTGGAACATCCTTTTTTCGTTTGAATTTATTTTTGATTTTAACCAGGAATTCCTTGCCAATCAGGAAAATACTGAGATAAAAGGTGATCTCTCCGGCGATAATCAGACCTGTGGTTATTCCGGCAGCTTTTCCAACTGAAAATCCCAGAAATGGGATCACCGGAATCATAAGCCACAGCAACATTGAGATTCCAAAGATGATATAACCAATAGTTTTTACCATTGCATTCCGGTTTTTAGGTGTATTCCCTGGCTATTTCCAGCGCCAGTTGTCCATACGAAACACCAAACAACAGGTAATGGTTCAGAACATGATAAAGCTGGTATAACCGGATTCTTTGCTGCCAACCCTCCGGAAGCGGAAATTCTTCCTGATAAGCTTTCCAAACATGCAAAGAAAATCCGCCAAACAGCTTCATCATTCCCAGTTCCATTTCACGGTCGGCATAATAACACGCAGGATCAATCAATGCCGGGCCATTTGCCGTGTACATGTAATTTCCCGACCACAAATCGCCGTGAATGAGCGATGGCTCCGTTTGATGAGGCAGTAATGATGGTATTCGGGAAACCAGCTTTTCGTAGATTTTTAGCTCTTCCAACGACATTCCCCTTGATTTCCTGATCTTTTCAACCAAGCTCCAAATCCGACGTTGTGTATAAAATTCAGGCCAGTTATCAGTCCATGTATTATCCTGAAGGGTTGTTCCACAATAATTAGCATGATGAAAGCCAAATGCAGAGGCTGTTTTTCGGTGAAGCTGAGCGATTCCCCGACCCAACCGCTCATCTTGCCCGGAAAGATTGGCTGCAGGTTGCAAATATTCCATCAACAGTAATCCCGGAAAGTCACCAACATCCTTACTCCATATTACTTTCGGAATTAGCAGTGAAGAACCTGCTAAACTCATTTCGTTCAGGCCAGCAGCTTCTTTAAGGAACATATCCGCATGAGCCGAAGCATTCCACTTCAGGAAAAAATCGCCCACCGATGTGCTTATTTTCACAGCATGATTAATACATCCGCCCCCAACTGATCGGGAGTCCTTCAACCGAACCGACGAACCGTGAATGCTGGTCAGCCTTTCGATGCACAATTGAATAACATCCTGCTCCTGAAAATGACTCATAAATTCGGGTTCAACTTAAAATCTGTGATTATCTTGATTACTTCCACTCAACAACCAAAGTCTCTTCCGACGAAATTGAAATAGTTTGTCCGGACACAGTTCCTTTTTTGTCGGCAAACAAGATAACTGGCTTTTTACTCTTATCAGTTATTTTCAAATCAACCCGCCTCAAATCAGCCGATTTATTAACTACAACTGTAATCAGAGCATTGCCCGACTGAAGTGTTTTCATTAATATGTCTTTTTGCTGCGATGCAAAAAAATAGGGCACATTATTGAAATTAGGCTTCAGTTCCTGAGCCAGGAATAGAGCCAATTGTTCGTTTCCTCCCAATCGCGCGCCCAAACCAAGCAGCGACGGGATCCATAAGGTTTCGCCCTTTTCAAATTGGTTTCGGGTAGCCACTGGTTCGCCATCAACAGTCGAGATTACTTTTCCGGATGTATTCCGGATAAAACCTCTCCAAAGGTGAGCGGGCAAAGTGAGCTCATTTATTTTTACATCAAACAGGTTATCAACAGCCTTGAATTCACTGATGTTTCCACCCAGCAATTTGGCAAATGGGAAACCAGTCTTCATGGTGTTATGCAGGTTATCGTCAAAAAAACCAGTCAATCCGTCAACGATCAGTTTTCCACCTTTCGAAACAAAAGCTTCCAATTTCGGAGCATATTCGGTTGGAATGGAAATCTGGTGCGCTAGAATAATTGTAGAACCAGAATAATCATCCTTCGTGAAATCAAACTCACCGAATTCTTTCAGGCTGCAATTGATGCCCAATTCCGAAAGCGTTTCGAAATAGCCTAAGGCCGATTTCATGACTCCGCCAACCAAACGGCCTTCGTAATTTTGCACCGAAGGCGATGCCATTTTCTTCTCAGCCCAAAGCGACTGCCGTACATACAAAATGTTGATTCCAGATTCTACTTCACGTGCATTAGCAAACAGTTCTGGTTTGGAGTCAATTACTTTCAAAACTTCGGCAGCGGCAAGTAACCGGTCAGATGGCTGATCCTGAAAATCGAGCATGGCCCACTCCCCTGCTTCAATACCCGATGAACGTGGATTTAGCGACCAAAATATACCACCTTTGCCTTGAGTTCCGATGGTAACCCACATCCATTGGGCGATCTCATTTTTTGTCGGGCAAAAAGGCGCCATTCCGCTGTAGGTATTGTTTCCTCCTTGTATTTCAGTCATGATCCATGGTAATTCTCCTGCGCCAGAGCGAACAATTTCGCTATTGGCCGACATGGCCATTGCATATTGTTCTCGCTTGAAATATCCAAAATGCCAGCTTGCATGAGCCGAACCACCCAAAGTAGTCAGAAACTTCCTCCATTCAGGAAAATTGTACTCAGCACAGTTCTGAAACATCGCATGATTATTGACATGCAACACGTGTTTGGTATCCCACTTCTTAATTTCGGTGGCAATCCAGTTTAAAAACCAGGTATTGTAATCGAGCAAAAAGCGCTGATCGGTAAGCTCCACCAAAATAGGATAGCCGTTCGCAACAAACTCGCTTTGTGGATTTTTCTGCAACCATTCCTGATATTTGGCTTTTGTAAAATCGGTCCATGGAATATTTCCAGAAACGCCAGGTTCGTTAATTAAAACCCAGCCATACATGCTTTTATACGGACTGAAATGTGTTACCAACTTTTCAATAAATAGGGCGATTGATTGCAAGTGTGCTTCGTCGCGCGGAAACTTGAATCCACCAATATCAGTTTTTTCGGTATAAGGGAAAATGGTACAATAGATCTGAATACCATATTTATCGGCGGCCTTAAATGCCAAATCAAACAAGCTGAAATCCCAGGTTTCGTCTGGTTTGTGCATGTACGATTCGAACATACGGATACGAGTGGTTTTCATGCCGTTTTCTTTCAGCATCCGAAACCAGGTATCAATATCTTCCGGAGTTTGGCCCGGTTCGATAAAAATCTGTGCTCCAAAAACAGGCACATCCGACATCGACTTTTGTGCTGCAGAAAATTTAGCAAATGAAAAAATCAGGAGAAGGGCGATACATAATCGTTGAAAAGTCTTCATAAAGTATAGGTTGTTTGGTTTGTGGTATAGTCAGAAATTCCTCTTCACAAATATAACAATCTGCACCGACCAAATAAAAAAGAAAAGCCGTTTGCGAAACAATCACAAACGGCTTTTCCCAGACATCAATCCTTATTTTTGGAGTAGAAATTGTTTAAAATTAGCAAATTCAGTATTCAAATTAATCGAAAGCTTTTCGCCTTTCATAAATGCAGCTAATTTCTCCGGAAGCACAACTGTTCCTTTACCTAAAACACTTTCAACCGTTTCGGTGAACTTCGCCGGATGGGCTGTTTCAAGAAAAACACCAACTTCACCCGCTTTTAAATCGGCCTTCAATGCACGATAACCAACCGCACCATGAGGATCGAGCATGTAGTTTTCTTTCTCATAAACCATCTTCATCGTTTCGCGAATTTCCTTGTCTGAATATCGGTACCCAACCATGTCGTTCGAAATTTCCTGATGCGAATGGTTATACAATTCCAGTATTCGGGCAAAATTACTTGGGGCACCCACATCCATTGCATTGGCAATGGTTGAAACCGATGACTTAGGTTCATATTTCCCGGACCTCAGGTATTTATACACAATGTCGTTTTCGTTATTTGCTGCGATAAAGCGGCTAACAGGCAATCCCATAAATTTGGCAAACAATCCGGCAGTCAGGTTTCCAAAATTGCCACTTGGTACCGAGAACACCACCTCTCCGTCAATTCCTGCCTCGCGTAAACGGGCATAGGCGTTGAAATAGTAAAAAGCCTGTGGAAGGAACCGCGCCACATTGATTGAATTGGCTGAAGTAAGTACCATTTTGTCATTCAACGTTTGATCGAGAAAGGCCAACTTTACCAAACGCTGGCAATCATCAAAAGTCCCATCAATTTCGAGGGCGGTAATATTCTTACCCAAAGTAGTAAACTGCTTTTCCTGAATGTCGCTCACCAATCCCTTAGGATACAACACGT is a window from the Aquipluma nitroreducens genome containing:
- a CDS encoding MORN repeat-containing protein, producing MKPKHLLPTLLLTISVIHFSYSQPGNCKVLKPEIATSYSGECKKGLANGNGTAVGTDKYEGKFKDGLPQGNGTYHYANGDVYIGDFKEGMRSGNGKFTFKFLGKDSTYMGMWKEDKLVKKIVPAAYLVSQKQNLQRYTVQKIKTGNRVVFSFMQNGGNNRSLTGLLFTESSGTLINLGQDQGFDNVQFPFNCKVSYSTLNSFRSSNTDVIFDIQINEPGQWVITLFN
- a CDS encoding fructosamine kinase family protein — its product is MSHFQEQDVIQLCIERLTSIHGSSVRLKDSRSVGGGCINHAVKISTSVGDFFLKWNASAHADMFLKEAAGLNEMSLAGSSLLIPKVIWSKDVGDFPGLLLMEYLQPAANLSGQDERLGRGIAQLHRKTASAFGFHHANYCGTTLQDNTWTDNWPEFYTQRRIWSLVEKIRKSRGMSLEELKIYEKLVSRIPSLLPHQTEPSLIHGDLWSGNYMYTANGPALIDPACYYADREMELGMMKLFGGFSLHVWKAYQEEFPLPEGWQQRIRLYQLYHVLNHYLLFGVSYGQLALEIAREYT
- a CDS encoding sensor histidine kinase, which produces MILKILFVIAIILQFFAVAVALKLTRVTKYNFSWMLLTLGFILMAIMRLVEFLPYISDIKPQDYREIFVWGGVITSLAFAIGVFMIQKIFKYMKRTEDSRRLTEKMFLNTIIQTEEKERKRFAKDLHDGLGPLLSSVKMSVSSLAQMKHDEASREIVENTELVINEAIKSLKEISDNLSPHILNNFGLVRALNNFANKINITKIIRINLITELKDERFDASVEVVLYRVICELINNTIKHAHAKKINISLTITDNDYITIIYSDDGKGFDVSKIIEQQGGSGMGFSNIYSRINSLKGEINIESENKKGTLVTIKVLMHDE
- a CDS encoding transporter suffix domain-containing protein, with the translated sequence MVKTIGYIIFGISMLLWLMIPVIPFLGFSVGKAAGITTGLIIAGEITFYLSIFLIGKEFLVKIKNKFKRKKDVPPEIDHVD
- a CDS encoding anion permease, encoding MGILLQSILGLLTSFFSFFYFKDVYKNRKSLSSKPATGLLGIGFITNFLDTLGIGSFAQQTALFKLFKLVDDRLMPGTMNVGNTLPTVVQAFIFMTSVHVDPVTLVSVSTAAPVGAVLGAGIVSRMPRRKIQEGMGFGLLVVATIILAGLLNWLPVGGEAIGLSGWKLAFIIVMSFIFGALQSIGIGFYAPCMAMTYGLGMHPLTAFPIMMTSTAMLMVAGSSRFIKENAYDRKTAIALTVAGIVGVFLAAYVVKSLPLITLKWIVCVVVFYTSLMMLRSAHVEKSR
- a CDS encoding YciI family protein, which codes for MKEFILLFRANYKDIARVSAAETRERNNRWMDWINDLVDQNHLAEGGNHLAPEGKIIRSNGEISVESIPANNESILGYILILASSLDEAAELAKDCPILAGKGTSVEVREISNN
- a CDS encoding beta-galactosidase trimerization domain-containing protein, with the translated sequence MKTFQRLCIALLLIFSFAKFSAAQKSMSDVPVFGAQIFIEPGQTPEDIDTWFRMLKENGMKTTRIRMFESYMHKPDETWDFSLFDLAFKAADKYGIQIYCTIFPYTEKTDIGGFKFPRDEAHLQSIALFIEKLVTHFSPYKSMYGWVLINEPGVSGNIPWTDFTKAKYQEWLQKNPQSEFVANGYPILVELTDQRFLLDYNTWFLNWIATEIKKWDTKHVLHVNNHAMFQNCAEYNFPEWRKFLTTLGGSAHASWHFGYFKREQYAMAMSANSEIVRSGAGELPWIMTEIQGGNNTYSGMAPFCPTKNEIAQWMWVTIGTQGKGGIFWSLNPRSSGIEAGEWAMLDFQDQPSDRLLAAAEVLKVIDSKPELFANAREVESGINILYVRQSLWAEKKMASPSVQNYEGRLVGGVMKSALGYFETLSELGINCSLKEFGEFDFTKDDYSGSTIILAHQISIPTEYAPKLEAFVSKGGKLIVDGLTGFFDDNLHNTMKTGFPFAKLLGGNISEFKAVDNLFDVKINELTLPAHLWRGFIRNTSGKVISTVDGEPVATRNQFEKGETLWIPSLLGLGARLGGNEQLALFLAQELKPNFNNVPYFFASQQKDILMKTLQSGNALITVVVNKSADLRRVDLKITDKSKKPVILFADKKGTVSGQTISISSEETLVVEWK
- a CDS encoding response regulator transcription factor; its protein translation is MTSKPTKRKVIIVDDHTLFRNGLRILLNTLEDYQVVAEAANGKQFIELLEKDLPDLVLLDINMPVMDGIEAATIAQKLYPDIKIITLSMYGEEDYYYKMVNAGVKGFVLKNSDIKEVKTALDVVFEGGSFFSSELLQNLVASLKSSSRSKEVHAELSEREMEILILICQGLSNQEIGDKLFISKRTVDKHRANILEKSESKNTAQLVVYAIKNKLVEL
- the pepF gene encoding oligoendopeptidase F, with protein sequence MKLFKLKSHLATLIVLTLVATTNGYGQKNREEIPEKYKWNLADLFPSDEAWRTAFSDITTQLDQVEKFKGTLTQSSGNLLQALEFNTSISKEASKLYSYVSMNSDLDTRNMKYTGMKQELQQLFSKFGAKAAFIEPEILTADWEKIDGFIKQEPKLEVYRKGLEDMFRTKKHTLSEPEERIMALSRTISGVPESVFGTFSDAEMPSPEVTLSNGEKVKLTSSEYNKLRGSANRNDREIAFKAYWDNYAKFKATFGETLNGKVNADLFRFRARHYSSSLEASLYPNNIPVEVYQSLITNVNKSLPAFHRYLNIKKRMMGVDTLKYLDLYAPVVKDVDLKYSYEDATKIILEALKPMGAEYVATVKKAIDERWIDVYPTPGKRTGAYSNGSSYDGHPYILLNYNNFYNDVSTVAHELGHTMHSYFSNKTQPYPLARYETFVAEVASTFNEVLLFNYMIGTVKDDDVKLSLLMSWLDNFKGTLFRQTQFAEFELKIHEVAEQGKPLTGDTFSKIYKDITDKYYGNDQGICKVDDYISMEWAYIPHFYRTFYVYQYSTSFTASISLAEKVMSGDQNALKNYMKFLSAGGSDYPIEILKNAGVDMTTSEPFEKTTAAMNKVMDEIEKILDKKKK
- a CDS encoding rhodanese-like domain-containing protein, with translation MNTPHHKKQISKFALISLVFLTFLIQVASGQSVYVGKAGPQGKVLKKYIEPSELRKLTDNPVDSIWIIDVRSEKAFASGHIPTAKSFPAGDVMNRLNEISKNQYLIIYCTVGANAQIVSKKLKKAGYKRYVNWGGISRWEWDKGIE